The following proteins are co-located in the Massilia litorea genome:
- a CDS encoding NuoB/complex I 20 kDa subunit family protein — protein MAIHEGVLNEGFITTTADKLINWARTGSMFPMTFGLACCAVEMMHVGAARYDLDRFGIVFRPSPRQSDVMIVAGTLCNKMAPALRKVYDQMAEPRWVISMGSCANGGGYYHYSYSVVRGCDRIVPVDVYVPGCPPTAEALLYGIMQLQNKIKRTNTIAR, from the coding sequence ATGGCTATTCATGAAGGCGTTCTAAACGAAGGTTTCATTACCACCACAGCCGATAAGCTGATCAACTGGGCACGCACCGGGTCGATGTTCCCGATGACGTTCGGCCTGGCCTGCTGCGCGGTCGAGATGATGCATGTGGGCGCAGCCCGCTATGACCTCGACCGCTTCGGCATTGTGTTCCGTCCATCGCCGCGCCAGTCAGACGTGATGATCGTCGCCGGCACGCTGTGCAACAAGATGGCGCCGGCGCTGCGCAAGGTCTACGACCAGATGGCCGAGCCGCGCTGGGTCATTTCGATGGGTTCCTGCGCCAACGGCGGCGGCTACTACCACTACTCGTACTCGGTGGTGCGCGGTTGCGACCGCATTGTGCCGGTCGACGTCTACGTGCCGGGCTGCCCGCCGACGGCTGAAGCTCTGCTGTACGGAATCATGCAGCTGCAGAACAAGATCAAGCGCACCAACACCATCGCGCGTTAA
- a CDS encoding GIN domain-containing protein, giving the protein MNKLLKFGLAALGMLALMRLATAAPDTTTETRPLDARVVRIKIDGVVDLRVRQGSPASLVLSGDPRWIAQMTTLQSGDTVVIGTEMHEMRMGRRNGVRADMVLPNLREVSSESVGSTEITGFKGEELELSLDGAGSMNVNADFRIISASLGGVGSMKLSGMNSERITLDLQGAGYVTLAGRSKSLKAELGGLGGLDGQAFSADSVTLELSGLGNATVTAHQSANLNLSGMGSVTVYGKPLNRRVSVDGLGKVSWK; this is encoded by the coding sequence ATGAACAAATTGTTGAAGTTCGGCCTCGCGGCCCTCGGAATGCTGGCGCTGATGCGCCTGGCAACGGCCGCGCCCGATACCACCACCGAAACGCGCCCGCTCGATGCGCGCGTGGTGCGTATCAAGATCGATGGCGTGGTCGACCTGCGGGTACGCCAGGGCAGCCCGGCTTCGCTCGTGCTCTCCGGCGACCCGCGCTGGATCGCGCAGATGACGACGCTGCAAAGCGGCGATACCGTCGTCATCGGCACCGAGATGCACGAGATGCGCATGGGCCGCAGGAACGGGGTGCGCGCCGACATGGTGCTGCCGAACCTGCGCGAAGTCAGTTCCGAGAGCGTGGGCAGCACCGAGATCACGGGCTTCAAGGGCGAGGAGCTGGAACTGTCGCTCGACGGCGCCGGATCGATGAACGTGAACGCCGACTTTCGCATCATCAGCGCCAGCCTGGGCGGCGTCGGCAGCATGAAGCTGTCCGGCATGAACAGCGAACGCATCACGCTCGACCTGCAGGGCGCCGGCTACGTGACCCTGGCCGGGCGCAGCAAGTCGCTGAAGGCCGAGCTGGGCGGACTGGGCGGGCTGGACGGGCAGGCCTTTTCGGCCGACAGCGTCACGCTCGAACTGTCGGGCCTGGGCAATGCCACGGTGACCGCGCACCAGAGCGCCAACCTGAACCTGTCGGGCATGGGTTCGGTCACAGTCTACGGCAAGCCGCTCAATCGCCGGGTGAGCGTCGACGGACTGGGCAAGGTCAGCTGGAAATAA
- a CDS encoding DUF6438 domain-containing protein — translation MRSARTRTILTLAALLAGCSNAGSREPKAPEPFTDFDTLTFEQSACLFDCSVFELEIASDGRVRHSGPDFERTGGPHESRIDRRGLAQIAQALRDARVDEMRDSYQDGDEGCKGAITDMSTLSFHVTRDHGQRNKSVVLYAGCVGPTIPSARMSALIKAIDQVTGTGALLEQRKKLRRPDGEAVAPST, via the coding sequence ATGAGATCAGCACGCACACGGACCATCCTCACGCTGGCCGCGCTGCTGGCGGGGTGTTCGAACGCCGGCTCGCGCGAGCCCAAGGCGCCGGAGCCGTTCACGGACTTCGATACGCTCACGTTCGAGCAATCGGCCTGCCTGTTCGACTGCTCCGTCTTCGAGCTCGAGATTGCATCCGACGGACGGGTGCGTCATTCCGGCCCGGACTTCGAGCGTACGGGCGGCCCGCATGAATCCCGCATCGACAGGCGCGGCCTGGCGCAGATCGCACAGGCGCTGCGCGACGCGCGCGTCGATGAGATGCGCGATAGCTACCAGGACGGGGACGAGGGATGCAAAGGCGCGATCACCGATATGTCGACCCTCAGTTTCCACGTGACCCGGGACCATGGGCAGCGCAATAAAAGCGTCGTGCTTTACGCCGGCTGTGTCGGCCCCACCATCCCGAGCGCGCGCATGAGTGCACTGATCAAGGCCATCGACCAGGTCACGGGCACAGGGGCGCTGCTCGAGCAGCGCAAGAAGCTGCGTCGGCCGGATGGCGAGGCGGTCGCGCCGTCGACCTAG
- a CDS encoding SGNH/GDSL hydrolase family protein: MHSMSAALSDFARRSAAAFSRPTPANRPRRGMLLGGVALAIALALPCHQVRAQDWTTEHWTGTWGAAPAGPPPSTSLQTFTDQTVRLIVHTSIGGNRVRIRVSNEFGTTPLTVGAARIGLRATGSDVAPGTDRALTFSGNASITIPAGAPVLSDPVELNVPALADLAISLYLPGTAEANTIHNIASQTNYVSLPGNFTAAATLPVQRTITFWPFLTEVDVDSAGPSIVALGDSITDGTRSTIDTNNRWPDWLARRLQTVRDPVLGVNGRLGVVNRGISGNRLLSINPANLLSGRGILERFDRDVLATAGVRYMTLMIGINDIGNSPATNPIPAADLIAGYRQVIARAHARGIAVFGATLTPFEGAGYYSPEKEVVRAALNNWIRSSDEFDGVIDFDLATRDPSRPTRFLPAYDSGDHLHPNDLGYQAMGNAVPLTLFRSLGTAGVKAAQKKSAATVE; the protein is encoded by the coding sequence ATGCATTCGATGTCTGCTGCCCTGTCCGATTTTGCCCGCCGCTCCGCTGCCGCCTTTTCTCGTCCCACGCCCGCCAACCGGCCGCGCCGAGGCATGCTGCTGGGCGGCGTTGCGCTGGCCATCGCCCTCGCCCTGCCCTGCCACCAGGTCCGGGCCCAGGACTGGACGACCGAGCACTGGACCGGCACCTGGGGCGCGGCCCCGGCCGGCCCACCGCCTTCCACCAGCCTGCAGACCTTCACCGACCAGACGGTGCGCCTGATCGTCCACACCAGCATCGGCGGCAACCGCGTGCGCATTCGCGTGTCCAACGAGTTCGGCACCACGCCCTTGACAGTCGGCGCCGCCCGGATCGGCCTGCGCGCCACCGGTTCCGACGTCGCGCCCGGCACCGACCGCGCCCTCACCTTCAGCGGCAATGCCTCGATCACGATTCCGGCCGGCGCCCCGGTCCTGTCCGATCCGGTCGAACTCAACGTGCCGGCGCTGGCCGACCTCGCGATCAGCCTCTACCTGCCGGGCACGGCCGAGGCGAACACGATCCACAACATTGCCTCCCAAACGAACTACGTCTCGCTGCCGGGCAATTTCACCGCAGCCGCCACCCTGCCCGTGCAGCGCACGATCACCTTCTGGCCATTCCTGACCGAGGTCGACGTCGACAGCGCCGGCCCCTCGATCGTGGCCCTGGGCGACTCGATCACGGACGGCACCCGCAGCACGATCGACACCAATAACCGCTGGCCCGACTGGCTGGCCCGCCGCCTGCAGACCGTGCGCGATCCGGTGCTTGGGGTCAACGGCCGCCTGGGCGTGGTCAACCGCGGCATCAGCGGCAACCGCCTGCTGAGCATCAACCCGGCCAACCTGCTGTCGGGCCGCGGCATCCTCGAGCGTTTTGATCGCGACGTGCTGGCCACCGCCGGCGTGCGCTACATGACACTGATGATCGGCATTAACGACATCGGCAACAGCCCGGCCACCAATCCGATTCCCGCGGCCGACCTGATCGCCGGCTACCGCCAGGTCATCGCACGCGCCCACGCCAGGGGTATCGCCGTGTTCGGCGCCACCCTGACGCCCTTCGAAGGTGCGGGCTACTACTCGCCCGAGAAGGAAGTCGTGCGCGCGGCGCTGAACAACTGGATCCGTTCGAGCGACGAGTTCGACGGCGTGATCGACTTCGACCTCGCCACGCGCGATCCGTCGCGCCCGACCCGCTTCCTGCCGGCCTATGACAGCGGGGATCACCTGCACCCGAACGACCTGGGCTACCAGGCGATGGGCAATGCGGTGCCGCTGACGCTGTTCCGGTCGCTGGGGACTGCGGGGGTGAAGGCGGCGCAGAAGAAGTCTGCTGCCACCGTCGAGTGA
- a CDS encoding NADH-quinone oxidoreductase subunit A → MNLENYFPVLLFILIGVGVGVAPQVLGYLLGPQRPDAAKLSPYECGFEAFEDARMKFDVRYYLVAILFILFDLETAFFFPWGVSMRELGWAGFVTMMVFIAEFIVGFWYIWKKGALDWE, encoded by the coding sequence GTGAACCTCGAAAATTACTTCCCCGTTCTTCTCTTCATCCTGATCGGCGTCGGTGTCGGCGTTGCTCCCCAGGTGCTCGGCTATCTGCTCGGGCCACAGCGCCCTGACGCTGCCAAGCTCTCCCCATATGAATGCGGCTTCGAAGCCTTTGAAGACGCGCGCATGAAATTCGACGTCCGGTACTATCTGGTCGCGATTCTCTTTATTTTGTTTGATCTGGAAACGGCATTCTTCTTCCCATGGGGCGTCTCCATGCGTGAACTGGGCTGGGCCGGCTTCGTCACGATGATGGTGTTTATCGCCGAATTCATCGTCGGCTTCTGGTACATCTGGAAGAAAGGTGCCCTTGATTGGGAATAA
- the tpiA gene encoding triose-phosphate isomerase, with the protein MRPKLVVGNWKMNGSRANNATLLAGIVEGLGNGKANAAVCVPAPYLQQCADTLAGSKLAWGAQDVSIHASGAYTGEVAASMLVDFACRYVIVGHSERRAYHGETDQQVAQKALAALNAGLTPIVCVGETLAQREAEQTNAVVGKQLSAVLELLDGDAVERIVVAYEPVWAIGTGKTATPAMAQEVHAQLRGQLRERSAGAAEKVAILYGGSMKPDNAQELMSQADIDGGLIGGAALKAADFLAIIHAA; encoded by the coding sequence ATGCGTCCCAAACTCGTCGTAGGTAACTGGAAGATGAACGGCAGCCGCGCGAATAACGCGACGCTGCTCGCTGGAATTGTCGAGGGACTCGGCAACGGCAAGGCAAACGCCGCCGTCTGCGTGCCCGCACCGTATCTGCAGCAATGCGCCGATACGCTCGCCGGCAGCAAGCTGGCCTGGGGTGCGCAGGATGTGTCGATCCACGCCAGCGGTGCCTACACGGGTGAAGTCGCCGCCTCGATGCTGGTCGATTTCGCCTGCCGCTATGTGATCGTCGGCCACTCGGAACGCCGCGCCTACCACGGCGAAACGGACCAGCAGGTGGCGCAGAAGGCGCTGGCGGCACTGAACGCCGGCCTGACCCCGATCGTGTGCGTGGGCGAGACGCTCGCGCAGCGCGAAGCGGAACAGACGAATGCAGTGGTCGGCAAGCAGTTGTCGGCCGTGCTGGAACTGCTGGACGGCGATGCCGTGGAGCGGATCGTGGTTGCCTACGAACCGGTCTGGGCGATCGGCACGGGCAAGACGGCAACGCCGGCGATGGCGCAGGAAGTGCATGCGCAACTGCGCGGCCAGCTGCGCGAGCGCAGCGCGGGTGCGGCGGAGAAGGTCGCGATCCTGTACGGCGGCAGCATGAAGCCGGACAATGCGCAGGAATTGATGTCGCAGGCCGATATCGATGGCGGCCTGATCGGTGGTGCGGCGCTGAAGGCGGCGGACTTCCTCGCCATCATTCACGCGGCATAA
- a CDS encoding M16 family metallopeptidase, translated as MRQLPVLLAGLSLSAAALAAPASATGDKWDLPVATKKLDNGLTVIVTEDHSSPTVGVSVVYHVGMRLEPKNRTGFAHLFEHLMFQGTPNAPKGVFDKTITGGGGRNNGSTRADFTNYIETAPASSLEPILWLEADRMKTLDFNKDTLKNQQDVVKEEIRVNVKNQPYGGFMWIDIGQHAFQKWENNHDGYGSFEDLEGASLDDVRAFHRDYYGPNNAVLAIAGDVTPAQGFALARKYFGAIPARPVPKGGDFSEGLNKVEKRVQQGDALAQVPALAAAWKMPERGSRDQAAMAVLGELLAGGDASVLYQGLVKGRELALNTDVLFGLTSPWEFDGPTLFTVYTMYKPTTNADTILNAMDEEIAKIVKDGVDAATLKRVKTRMLADWNNGLESFISRADTLARLQTLWGDANVVNKIPGWIEGVTSSDIQRAASTYLVKNNRTVIDRKPIAMVDKVDVIGTQTAPAGAQTKPLDGARK; from the coding sequence ATGCGCCAACTTCCCGTCCTGCTGGCCGGGCTCAGCTTGTCCGCCGCCGCCTTAGCTGCTCCAGCTTCGGCAACGGGCGACAAGTGGGACCTGCCGGTCGCCACCAAGAAACTCGACAACGGCCTGACCGTCATCGTCACCGAAGACCACAGTTCGCCCACCGTCGGCGTCTCGGTCGTCTACCACGTCGGCATGCGCCTGGAGCCGAAGAACCGCACCGGCTTCGCCCACCTGTTCGAACACCTGATGTTCCAGGGGACGCCGAACGCGCCGAAGGGCGTGTTCGACAAGACCATCACCGGCGGCGGCGGCCGCAACAACGGCTCGACCCGCGCCGACTTCACGAACTACATCGAGACCGCGCCGGCCTCCTCGCTCGAGCCGATCCTGTGGCTGGAAGCGGACCGCATGAAGACGCTCGACTTCAACAAGGACACGCTGAAGAACCAGCAGGACGTGGTCAAGGAAGAGATCCGCGTGAACGTGAAGAACCAGCCCTACGGCGGCTTCATGTGGATCGACATCGGCCAGCACGCCTTCCAGAAATGGGAGAACAACCACGACGGCTACGGCAGCTTCGAAGACCTCGAGGGCGCCAGTCTCGACGACGTACGCGCCTTCCACCGCGACTACTACGGCCCGAACAACGCGGTGCTGGCGATCGCCGGCGACGTGACCCCGGCCCAGGGCTTTGCCCTCGCCCGGAAATACTTCGGCGCCATCCCCGCGCGCCCGGTGCCGAAAGGCGGCGACTTCAGCGAGGGCCTGAACAAGGTCGAAAAGCGCGTCCAGCAGGGCGACGCGCTGGCCCAGGTGCCGGCGCTGGCCGCCGCATGGAAGATGCCTGAACGCGGCAGCCGCGACCAGGCGGCGATGGCCGTCCTCGGCGAACTGCTGGCCGGCGGCGACGCCTCGGTCCTTTACCAGGGCCTGGTGAAAGGCCGCGAACTGGCGCTGAATACCGACGTCCTGTTCGGCCTCACCAGCCCGTGGGAATTCGACGGCCCGACCCTGTTCACCGTCTACACGATGTACAAGCCGACGACGAATGCCGACACCATCCTGAACGCGATGGACGAGGAGATCGCGAAGATCGTCAAGGACGGCGTCGACGCGGCCACCCTCAAGCGCGTGAAGACGCGCATGCTGGCCGACTGGAACAACGGCCTGGAGAGCTTCATCAGCCGCGCCGACACCCTGGCGCGCCTGCAGACCCTGTGGGGCGACGCCAACGTCGTCAACAAGATCCCGGGCTGGATCGAAGGCGTGACATCAAGCGACATCCAGCGCGCGGCCTCCACCTACCTGGTGAAGAACAACCGCACCGTCATCGACCGCAAGCCGATCGCCATGGTGGACAAGGTGGACGTGATCGGCACCCAGACCGCGCCTGCCGGCGCACAGACCAAGCCGCTTGACGGCGCACGGAAATAA
- a CDS encoding NAD(P)H-quinone oxidoreductase, whose translation MRAIEITQPGKPEVLQLCERPTPQLKAGEVLIKVHAAGINRPDVFQRLGQYPVPPGASDLPGLEVAGEIVDGDLGDSGFAKGDMVCALVQGGGYAEYCAAPLAQCLPVPAGLSMVEAASLPETFFTVWSNVFDRAGLSEGETLLVQGGTSGIGVTAIQLATAMGHCVFATAGSADKCRACEELGAERGINYRDEDFVAVVKELTGGKGVDVVLDMVAGDYVGREIDCLADDGRIAIIALLGGAKANVDLSQVLRRRLTISGSTLRPRPVAFKGAIAQKLRERVWPLLEQGKIKPVIYKVFPLAQAAAAHTLMESSTHVGKIVLQVV comes from the coding sequence ATGCGTGCAATCGAAATCACCCAGCCGGGCAAGCCGGAAGTCCTGCAGCTGTGCGAGCGCCCGACGCCGCAATTGAAGGCGGGCGAAGTCCTGATCAAGGTGCATGCCGCCGGCATCAACCGGCCCGACGTGTTCCAGCGGCTCGGCCAGTATCCGGTGCCGCCTGGAGCGTCCGACCTGCCGGGACTGGAAGTGGCGGGCGAGATCGTCGACGGCGACCTCGGCGACAGCGGTTTCGCGAAGGGCGACATGGTCTGCGCGCTGGTGCAGGGCGGCGGCTATGCCGAGTATTGCGCAGCGCCTTTGGCGCAATGCCTGCCGGTGCCTGCCGGTTTGAGCATGGTCGAAGCCGCTTCCTTGCCGGAGACCTTCTTCACCGTCTGGTCCAATGTGTTCGACCGCGCGGGCCTGAGCGAAGGCGAGACGCTGCTGGTGCAGGGCGGAACCTCCGGCATCGGCGTCACCGCGATCCAGCTCGCCACGGCAATGGGGCACTGCGTGTTCGCCACCGCCGGCAGCGCCGACAAATGCCGCGCCTGCGAAGAACTCGGCGCCGAGCGCGGGATCAATTATCGGGACGAGGATTTCGTTGCGGTCGTCAAGGAGCTGACCGGCGGCAAAGGCGTCGACGTGGTGCTCGACATGGTCGCCGGCGATTATGTCGGACGCGAGATCGATTGCCTGGCGGACGATGGGCGCATTGCGATCATTGCGCTGCTGGGTGGAGCGAAGGCGAATGTGGATCTGTCGCAGGTGCTGCGGCGCCGCCTGACGATCAGCGGGTCGACCTTGCGGCCGCGGCCGGTGGCATTCAAGGGGGCGATTGCGCAGAAGTTGCGCGAGCGGGTGTGGCCGCTGCTGGAGCAGGGGAAGATCAAGCCGGTGATCTATAAGGTATTCCCGTTGGCGCAGGCGGCAGCGGCGCATACCTTGATGGAGTCGAGCACGCACGTCGGGAAGATCGTGTTGCAGGTAGTGTAG
- the secG gene encoding preprotein translocase subunit SecG: MNVLFNLVVVVQVISALAIIGLVLLQHGKGADMGAAFGSGASGSLFGASGSSNFLSKSTAVAAAIFFAATLSLAYMGNNRTPGAAPSGGVMERMAAPAKGVPATTTPPADAPAPTAGVPAAPTADVPPGPAETVPATVSPAPAPQPTPAAPATQK, from the coding sequence ATGAACGTGTTGTTCAATCTTGTGGTTGTCGTGCAGGTCATCTCGGCGCTGGCCATCATCGGCCTGGTGCTGCTGCAGCACGGTAAGGGCGCCGACATGGGCGCCGCCTTCGGTTCCGGCGCATCGGGCAGCCTGTTCGGCGCCAGCGGTTCGTCGAACTTCCTGTCGAAATCGACCGCGGTCGCCGCAGCCATCTTCTTCGCCGCGACCCTGTCGCTGGCCTACATGGGCAACAACCGTACGCCTGGCGCAGCGCCAAGCGGCGGCGTGATGGAGCGCATGGCGGCACCGGCCAAGGGTGTTCCGGCAACCACGACGCCACCGGCCGATGCGCCTGCGCCGACCGCGGGTGTTCCTGCCGCGCCGACGGCCGACGTGCCGCCGGGCCCTGCCGAGACCGTGCCTGCCACCGTATCGCCGGCACCGGCCCCGCAGCCGACCCCGGCTGCTCCGGCAACGCAGAAGTAA
- a CDS encoding NADH-quinone oxidoreductase subunit C codes for MTTKLEVLQLALEKALGEGAAISAALGEVTVVVKAADYIKAMQTLRDDPTLAFEEMIDLCGVDYSQYGEGTYDGPRYAVTTHLLSLANNWRVRVRVFCPDDEMPIVESITPIWRAANWYEREAFDLFGILFDGHGDLRRILTDYGFIGHPFRKDFPISGYVEMRYDPEQKRVIYQPVTIEPRENIPRVIREETYGMK; via the coding sequence ATGACGACAAAACTCGAAGTCCTCCAGCTCGCCCTGGAAAAAGCACTGGGCGAGGGCGCCGCCATTTCGGCCGCGCTCGGCGAAGTGACCGTGGTGGTCAAGGCCGCCGACTACATCAAGGCGATGCAGACCCTGCGCGACGATCCGACCCTCGCATTCGAAGAAATGATCGACCTCTGCGGCGTCGATTATTCCCAGTATGGCGAAGGCACGTATGACGGCCCGCGCTATGCAGTCACCACCCACCTGCTGTCGCTGGCGAACAACTGGCGCGTGCGCGTGCGCGTGTTCTGCCCTGACGACGAAATGCCGATCGTGGAATCGATTACCCCGATCTGGCGCGCCGCCAACTGGTACGAGCGCGAAGCCTTCGACCTGTTCGGCATCCTGTTCGACGGTCACGGCGACCTGCGCCGCATCCTGACCGACTACGGCTTCATCGGCCACCCGTTCCGCAAGGACTTCCCGATTTCGGGCTATGTCGAAATGCGCTACGACCCCGAGCAGAAGCGCGTGATCTACCAACCCGTGACGATCGAGCCGCGTGAAAACATTCCGCGCGTGATCCGCGAAGAAACCTACGGGATGAAATAA
- a CDS encoding SDR family NAD(P)-dependent oxidoreductase, whose amino-acid sequence MNRFKEKTVLVTGAASGIGLATARRFLDEGARVVMLDIDEASLKKAAAGLPQDRVLVQVGDTADKETATTAVKAAVDRFGGLHVLINNAGMATEGDIMKTSEEDFERVMAVNVSGYFHMAKAAMPELVKVKGAIVMTSSVSGLGGDWNTFAYNTSKGAVSNMVRAMALDAGKDGVRVNAVNPSFTKTGMTEDMLKDAELVAKFKERMPLGAPEDPEGVAAVMAFLASEDARLITGVNLPVDAGVTASNGQPPM is encoded by the coding sequence ATGAACCGTTTTAAAGAAAAAACCGTACTCGTCACCGGCGCCGCGTCCGGCATCGGCCTGGCCACTGCTCGCCGCTTTCTGGATGAAGGCGCCCGTGTCGTCATGCTCGACATCGACGAAGCCAGCCTCAAGAAAGCCGCTGCCGGGCTGCCGCAGGACCGCGTTCTGGTACAGGTCGGCGATACCGCCGACAAGGAAACGGCAACCACCGCAGTCAAGGCGGCCGTCGACCGTTTTGGCGGGCTGCATGTCCTGATCAACAACGCCGGCATGGCAACCGAGGGCGACATCATGAAGACCAGCGAAGAGGACTTCGAGCGCGTCATGGCGGTCAACGTGAGCGGCTACTTCCACATGGCCAAGGCTGCGATGCCGGAACTCGTCAAAGTCAAAGGTGCGATCGTCATGACCTCTTCCGTGTCGGGACTCGGCGGCGACTGGAATACCTTCGCCTATAACACGTCGAAGGGCGCGGTCAGCAACATGGTGCGCGCGATGGCGCTGGACGCGGGCAAGGATGGGGTGCGGGTGAACGCGGTCAATCCGAGCTTCACGAAAACCGGCATGACCGAGGATATGCTGAAGGACGCCGAACTGGTCGCCAAGTTCAAGGAACGCATGCCGCTCGGCGCGCCCGAAGATCCGGAAGGCGTTGCAGCGGTGATGGCCTTCCTCGCGAGCGAGGATGCGCGCCTGATCACCGGCGTTAACTTGCCGGTGGATGCGGGCGTGACGGCGTCCAACGGACAGCCGCCGATGTAA
- a CDS encoding GNAT family N-acetyltransferase, with amino-acid sequence MRDNISPFVSTRPARDDDKPVIWQLYEEALRQHIETIWGWDADWQQACFEQAFLAMSTRVVELDGRVAGYLQIDREADEDYLSMLILDPAARSCGVGARLLAAILAESAARGRGLYLRVFRTNTAARRFYEREGWVLVADEGNFLVMRPGARAPS; translated from the coding sequence ATGCGCGACAACATAAGTCCCTTCGTTTCCACGCGGCCGGCCCGCGACGACGACAAGCCGGTCATCTGGCAACTGTACGAAGAAGCGTTGCGGCAGCATATCGAGACCATCTGGGGATGGGACGCCGACTGGCAGCAGGCCTGTTTCGAACAGGCCTTCCTTGCCATGTCGACGCGGGTGGTCGAGCTGGACGGCCGCGTTGCCGGCTACCTGCAGATCGACAGGGAAGCGGACGAGGACTACCTGAGCATGCTGATACTGGATCCCGCAGCGCGCTCATGCGGTGTGGGCGCGCGCCTGCTGGCGGCGATCCTGGCGGAAAGCGCGGCGCGCGGGCGTGGCCTCTACCTGCGCGTGTTCCGCACCAATACGGCGGCGCGACGCTTCTATGAGCGGGAAGGGTGGGTGCTGGTCGCGGACGAAGGCAATTTCCTGGTCATGCGACCGGGCGCCAGGGCGCCCAGCTGA
- a CDS encoding tetratricopeptide repeat protein has product MKKFTVAILLALGLSLGPPGTALAGFPEGASAYNARNYAQALKEIAPLARAGNAEAQHLLGLMYYMGRGVTRDYKQAFQWHLKAAQQGKADAQYVVGAMYYTGNAVPQDQKLAVNWFRRAAEQGHGEAQHALGLMYRYHVAGVPGDPVIAYMLWNLAAAGGNHNAVGQRAAIAKTMTQEQIEEAQALSRTWKVGTPLPTQSKTGGG; this is encoded by the coding sequence ATGAAAAAATTTACTGTAGCGATCCTGCTGGCGCTTGGCCTGAGTCTCGGCCCCCCTGGTACGGCACTGGCAGGTTTCCCCGAAGGGGCGAGCGCGTACAACGCGCGCAATTACGCGCAGGCGCTGAAAGAGATCGCGCCCCTGGCGCGCGCCGGCAATGCCGAGGCCCAGCACCTGCTGGGCCTGATGTATTACATGGGCCGCGGCGTCACGCGCGACTACAAGCAGGCCTTCCAGTGGCACCTGAAGGCCGCGCAGCAGGGCAAGGCCGACGCGCAATATGTCGTCGGCGCCATGTACTACACCGGCAACGCCGTGCCGCAGGACCAGAAGCTGGCCGTCAACTGGTTCCGCCGCGCGGCCGAGCAGGGCCATGGCGAGGCGCAGCATGCGCTGGGGCTGATGTACCGCTACCACGTCGCCGGCGTGCCCGGGGACCCGGTGATTGCCTACATGTTGTGGAATCTTGCCGCGGCTGGGGGCAACCACAATGCGGTGGGGCAGCGGGCGGCGATCGCCAAGACGATGACGCAGGAGCAGATCGAGGAGGCGCAGGCGCTGTCGCGCACGTGGAAGGTGGGGACGCCGCTGCCGACGCAGTCGAAGACGGGTGGGGGCTAA